The Deltaproteobacteria bacterium sequence TTTTGGTGGAGATGAGGAGGATCGAACTCCTGGCCTCCGCATTGCGAACGCGGCGCTCTCCCAGCTGAGCTACATCCCCAGGCGTGAAAAGGCTGATATGTGGTCTGTTTCGCCTTGTCAACACCTGGAGACGGCTAAATGGGATATATGTTCAAGGTTTGTCCGGCCGGGACTGGTGCCTTGTCTTGATAGACTTCCCAATAGGTTTGACGGGCAAGGCCAAGGATGTGGTGCATTTCGTGATCGGTCTGGGCACGGAATGTCGCGCACGGGGTGTTGGTTTCGTCCACGAGGATCAGTCGGTCGGTGCGGTTCAGGATGCCGGCCGTGCCCACGGAGCAGATGGTCGCGATTTCACCACTTTCGGCCTTGGCCCGAAATTCGCCGTAGCTCATGTCCCGTTCGTCCACGGTCAGGCCCTGGTCTTCCAGGATGGCCCGGATGCCCTGGATGGTCACCGAGGGCAGAATGAGCGGACCATCGGGAATTTTGATGACCGTGCCGTCGGCCAGACCGATCAGGCAGCAGGACGAATCCCATTCCGTGATTTTGCGGTCCCAGAGGGGCAGATCCAGACGGTCGTCCAGAAACAGGGCCGAGCTGGCCTCGGGCAGGATGGCCTTGGCCGCGTCCACGGCCTTGACGCTCAGGAGATAGTTGGCGCCCAGTTTCAGGCAGCCCGTGCCGTTGGCGGCCACGGCCCGGACCAGTCGGGGCACGACCACGCCGCTGAAGGGCTCGCCCATGTAACGGTCGTAGCTGCAGGTGACCATGCGGATTGACGGGTTGTCGGGAAAGGTCACGCCGATGGACTGGGATTCGTCCACGGTGAAGGGTCGCAGATAGCCCTGGCCGGCGGTTTGGGCCATGTCCCACACGAACCCGGCCATGCTCGGGTCACGGAAAAAACGCAGGATCAATGCTTCCAACTCGGCCTCGGTCGGCACCAAGTCCTGCTGGGAGGCGCCCAGGTTGAAGGAGATGGAGCGCCTAAAGCGTTGCAGATTTCCGCGCAGATTCAAGAATTGGATCTGCAATCCGCCATCCTCGGACGGGGCGATGAAATAGCGGATGCCCTCGAAGGCGAGGCACAGGCCGTAATGCACGGAGCGCGACACGGCCGGAATTTTATCGGCCATGGGCACCATGGTCGGGGTTTTATCCCGAAGCAGGTAGCGGGCCTGATGCGCGGCCCATTTGGTTCCTTCAAAGCCAGCCATGTTTCCTCCAGGTTCAATCGGGTTGTTCGGTGGGCTGTTGGCCCGCTCCAAGGGGTGGGCAAATATACCAACTTTGACTGCGGGCGTCGACCTTGGCCGCTGGCACATCCGACGCCATGTCCCGGATGGCGCGCAGGGCCGCGTGCTTGTCCGCGCCCAGGATCACGAACAGGATCCGGCGGGCCGCGTCGAGCACTGCCGGGGTCAGGGTTAGGCGCGGCAGTCGCGGGGGCATGCTTGGGGCGGACACCGGAGCCACCACGAGATGCCGGCCGCCAGGGAGTTCGGCGCCGGGAAAGAGCGAGGCCGTGTGTCCGTCGGCGCCCATGCCCAGGACGATCAGATCAAAGACCGGCACGCCGTTTTGACCAAAGGACCGCGCCAAGTCGCGCGTGTAGGTCAGGGCGGCGTCTTCCGGTGGCAGCTCGCCCGGCATGCGATGGATGTTGCGGCTCGGGATGGGCACCCGGTCAAGGAGGTGGTGGCTGGCGGATGCAAAGTTGGAATCGGCGTGATTCGGGGGGACCAATCGTTCGTCGGCGAAAAATACCTGCGTTCTGGACCACAATTCGGACGGAAAGATGGCTGGTTCGGTTAAATGGCGAAACATGCCCAGGGGGCTTGAGCCGCCGGACAAGGCCAGACGGAAGACCGGCGCCTGGTCCAGAATTCGTCGGGCTATGCGGCCGACATGGGCGGCCGAGGCCCGGCCCAGCAGGTCGGGGTCCGTGAATTCGAGCCAAAGGCGGGTCATGGCCGAATCCGGGGGGCGGGTCTGGGTCCGGGGCCGCCCGCGGGATATGCATGGAGGGGCGGCCGGGGTCCGGGATGGTCGCGGCGATCCAGTATGGGGGTCAGAAATCCCCAGCATAGTTCCACCGCGTCCTGGCGCCAGAACAGGGTCTGGTCCCCGACAATGCAATCCAGCAGAACCTTGGCGTAGTCGTCGATCCGGCCCAGGACGGATTCCGCTCCATAGGAAAATTCCAGGGAGCGGGAGCTCGGGCAGGGCGTGGAACCCAGGCCCTTGGTCTGGACCTCCAGACGGACCACCTCGTCCGGATGGATTCCCAGGACAAGGCGGTTGGGCGGAATGGCCGCGCCGCTTGGGAACATGGATACAGGTACTTCCCTGAATTGAATCACTATTTCCGTGCGTTTGGCGGCCAGACGCTTGCCGGAGCAAAGGTGAAAGGGCACTCCCTGCCAGCGCCAGTTGTCCAGGAAGATTTTCATCCTGGCGAAAGTCGGCGTGGTCGAGGTCGGATTGATGCCCGGTTCCTGGAGATAGCCAGGCACCGCGTGCCCGTCGATGGTGCCCGGTCCGTACTGGCCAAGGATCAGGATGTCGTCCAGATGGTCCGGGTCCAGGGGACGCAGGGCGCGGAAAACCTTGGAGCGTTCGTCGCGGATCAGCTCGGCCTCGAAGCGGGACGGCGGTTCCATGGCGCACAGGGCCAAGAGCATCATCATGTGGTTTTGGAACATGTCCCGGAGAACCCCGGCCTGGTCGTAGAATCCGGAGCGATGGCCGATGCCCAGGGATTCAGCCGCGGTGATCCGGACATGGTCGATGTGGCGGCGGTTCCACAGCGGCTCGAACAGGGCATTGGCAAAACGCAGCATGAGCAGATTTTGCACGGTTTCCTTGGCCATGTAATGGTCGATGCGGAAAATTTGGTCCTCGCGGAAATACAGGTGCAGGGCCTGGTCCAGCTCCTGGGCCGAGGACAGGTCCCGGCCAAAGGGTTTTTCGACCACGATGCGCGCCGAGGCCCCTGCCGGTTCGTGCCCCAGGCCGGCCTCGCCCAGGCGCGTGACCAGGGGGATATAGGCCGATGGTGGCACGGCTAGGTAAAAGAGGCGGTTGATGGCCGCCGTGCCGTCGACGGAGTCAAGGGCCCGGGCCAGCGCCCTGGCGGACTCCGGGATGTCTGGGTCCATGCGCAGATAGCTGGTTTTGGCCAGAAGGCTGGCCAGACAGGATTCGGGAATGACGCCCGTCAATTTTTGGCCAAGCTGGGCGTGGTAGTGGCCCTGGGTCATGTCGGCGCGGCCCACGGCGATGATCCGGGTGTCGTCGCGCAGCAGCTGGTTGCGGCACAGGGCGGCCAGGGCCGGAAAGATTTTGCGGGTGGCCAGGTCCCCGGTGGCGCCGAAAATGGCCAGGGTGACCGGATCGGCCGGAGGAACCAGAGGGCAGGCGGGGGCATCGGGGCTCATGGCGAAATCCTTGCATTGGATGGAAGTGAACCGGAAAACCGTGGTTTCCTAGACTTGGTTTTATGTGCTACGAAGGTATCAGGACAGGTCCAAAAGGCAAGGCCTGGACCGCAAGGATGGAATCGTGATCGTGGTGTTTGCGTGTGCTTCGTGTATCGGATGTTTCAAACTCCAGGGAGGACGCCATGAATGACCGTGCTGGTTTTGGTTCCGTCAGATTGCATCGTGCTCTCGATGAACAAATGCTTCATGCCATCGACGTTCAGGACGTGGCCCTGACCCCCGTTGGAGCCCACATGGCCCGGCAGGCTGCCAAGGCCCTCATGGAAACGTGTTTGCCCAGTCTGGACATGGACGGCCTGTCTCCGCGCAACACCTTGGCCCTGTTCCTGGATCGGCTTTACTGGGAAGAAGGCTCCGGCCGCCTTCTGATGTGCGCCGATTTACCGGGGGTGCGCTATTGTCTGCCCATTCCCGCCCGGCACTGGCGCGTGCTGAACCTCGATCAGACCACCCAGTGACGCGGGGGAGCCTGATTTGGCCGCGACAATTCCGGCCCGTCGGGAGACTTGAAATGCGTAAACGTCTCGTGGTGATGCTTGTGGCCCTGTTTTGGCTTGTTCCGGCCTGTCTGTTCCAGGACACGACAGGCGATCGTCCGTTGCGCGTCGGCTGGTACCGGTGGCCGGGGTGGTACCCCATGGCCATTGCCCAGGACCAGGACCTGTTCAGGCGTGCCGGCGTCGATGTCGTGCCCGTGTTGTACGACGACTACACGCATATGCTGCTGGATTTATTCTCGGGACGCCTGGACGGGTGCTGCAGCGGGCTGTTCGAGCTGCTACGCTCGGGTATCGTGGATCTGAAGGTGGTTCTGGTCACGGACAGTTCCGAGGGCGCCGAGGGCCTGGTGGCCGTCCCGGATATCCGCGATCCGCGCGATTTGGCGGGCAAGCGTGTCGGGATTCAACGGAGCGGGGGCGGCGGCGAGCTGCTCATCGCGGCCATGTTGGAGCGGCATGGCCTGTCGGCTCGGGATTTGATTTTGGTGGACCTGGATTTTGAACTTGTCGCCAAGGAAATGCCGCACAACATCCAGGCGGGCTATACGTGGGAGCCGTATTTGAGCGAAGCCCGCGCCAAGGGCGCCCGTATGCTGTTT is a genomic window containing:
- the zwf gene encoding glucose-6-phosphate dehydrogenase, producing the protein MSPDAPACPLVPPADPVTLAIFGATGDLATRKIFPALAALCRNQLLRDDTRIIAVGRADMTQGHYHAQLGQKLTGVIPESCLASLLAKTSYLRMDPDIPESARALARALDSVDGTAAINRLFYLAVPPSAYIPLVTRLGEAGLGHEPAGASARIVVEKPFGRDLSSAQELDQALHLYFREDQIFRIDHYMAKETVQNLLMLRFANALFEPLWNRRHIDHVRITAAESLGIGHRSGFYDQAGVLRDMFQNHMMMLLALCAMEPPSRFEAELIRDERSKVFRALRPLDPDHLDDILILGQYGPGTIDGHAVPGYLQEPGINPTSTTPTFARMKIFLDNWRWQGVPFHLCSGKRLAAKRTEIVIQFREVPVSMFPSGAAIPPNRLVLGIHPDEVVRLEVQTKGLGSTPCPSSRSLEFSYGAESVLGRIDDYAKVLLDCIVGDQTLFWRQDAVELCWGFLTPILDRRDHPGPRPPLHAYPAGGPGPRPAPRIRP
- the pgl gene encoding 6-phosphogluconolactonase; the protein is MLGISDPHTGSPRPSRTPAAPPCISRGRPRTQTRPPDSAMTRLWLEFTDPDLLGRASAAHVGRIARRILDQAPVFRLALSGGSSPLGMFRHLTEPAIFPSELWSRTQVFFADERLVPPNHADSNFASASHHLLDRVPIPSRNIHRMPGELPPEDAALTYTRDLARSFGQNGVPVFDLIVLGMGADGHTASLFPGAELPGGRHLVVAPVSAPSMPPRLPRLTLTPAVLDAARRILFVILGADKHAALRAIRDMASDVPAAKVDARSQSWYICPPLGAGQQPTEQPD